In the Acidobacteriota bacterium genome, one interval contains:
- the ppk1 gene encoding polyphosphate kinase 1 produces the protein MADGKVIEAKQQKAPPQGRKTSEEKSPASDESIPHPGRLKTILGGGEAPGEIRAPQVEDTSDLEAPSLYFNRELSWLKFNELVLEEALDSRNPLLDRVNFLSIFYSNLDEFFMVRVSGLRRQMQSGVLEAPPDGMTPTEQLASIREQLAPMLETGQRCWSKDLAPKLRRHGIRVHRYKELDERQKRLLRDRFKKDVFPVLTPLAVDPGHPFPHISNLSINLAVVVQDPEEGERFARLKVPQTLPRLMRIPEDENFDSSYESMGLRDLDAANLVWLEEVVVANLDLLFPGLEVTAAYPFRVTRDADFEIEEDEASDLLSAMSEIVSMRHFGSAVRLEVDAKMPQVIRDLLTRNVGVEPYQVYEMRNPIGLAHLSELNSIDRPGLRFSRYLPLVSYSLQEKADIFSTLRQRRDVVLYHPYDGFMPVVNFLRQAANDPQVLAIKQTLYRVGTNSPIVEALKEARENGIQVSALVELKARFDEENNIGWAQALERAGVHVVYGVLGLKTHAKMCLVVRREREGLRCYAHLSTGNYNPTTARIYTDVGFFTCRQDIAEDVSDLFNSLTGYSRKQEYHKLLVAPGGMRRQIISRIDREISKHREEGGGHLAFKMNALVDKSCIQALYRASQEGVRIDLQVRGICCLRPGIPGVSDNITVTSVVGRFLEHSRIYYFRNGGQEEILAGSADLMPRNLDHRVETLFPVEDPKLLQAIRDDILFLHLRDNVKARLLLPDGTRMRLRPARGETAIDSQHYLIKKGGGWRMESTSSTREEPKALLKARQP, from the coding sequence ATGGCTGATGGCAAAGTGATCGAGGCGAAGCAGCAGAAGGCTCCCCCGCAGGGCCGGAAAACCTCTGAGGAGAAATCCCCGGCGAGCGATGAGTCCATTCCCCATCCCGGGCGCTTGAAGACGATTCTGGGCGGCGGAGAAGCACCCGGCGAAATCCGGGCTCCCCAAGTGGAGGACACCTCCGATCTGGAGGCCCCTTCCCTTTACTTCAACCGCGAACTCAGTTGGCTCAAGTTCAACGAACTGGTCTTGGAGGAGGCTCTTGATTCCCGAAATCCCCTTCTTGACCGGGTCAACTTCCTCTCCATCTTCTACAGCAACCTGGACGAGTTCTTCATGGTACGCGTCTCGGGGCTGCGCCGGCAGATGCAGAGCGGAGTTCTGGAGGCTCCTCCCGACGGCATGACCCCCACCGAACAACTGGCTTCCATCCGTGAACAGCTCGCTCCCATGCTGGAAACGGGGCAACGCTGCTGGAGCAAAGACTTGGCGCCCAAGCTGCGCCGCCACGGCATCCGCGTGCATCGCTACAAGGAACTCGACGAACGCCAGAAGAGGCTGCTGCGCGATCGATTCAAGAAGGACGTATTCCCCGTATTGACCCCTCTGGCGGTGGACCCGGGACACCCCTTCCCGCACATCTCCAACCTCTCCATCAACCTGGCCGTGGTAGTGCAGGACCCGGAGGAAGGGGAACGCTTCGCTCGTCTCAAGGTGCCCCAGACACTTCCCCGCCTGATGCGAATTCCCGAGGACGAGAACTTCGACAGCAGCTACGAGAGCATGGGTCTGCGCGACCTGGACGCCGCCAACCTGGTGTGGCTGGAGGAAGTCGTGGTGGCCAACCTCGACTTGCTTTTCCCCGGACTGGAAGTTACCGCCGCCTATCCCTTCAGGGTGACTCGCGACGCCGACTTCGAGATCGAGGAAGACGAAGCCTCCGACCTGCTCAGCGCCATGAGCGAGATCGTCAGCATGCGCCACTTCGGCTCGGCGGTGCGCCTGGAGGTGGACGCCAAGATGCCCCAGGTCATTCGCGACCTCTTGACCCGCAACGTGGGAGTGGAGCCCTACCAGGTCTATGAGATGCGCAACCCCATCGGCCTGGCTCACCTTTCGGAACTCAACTCCATCGACCGGCCGGGACTGCGCTTCTCCCGCTATCTGCCCCTGGTGTCCTACTCGCTGCAGGAGAAAGCCGATATCTTTTCGACCCTCCGCCAGCGCCGCGACGTGGTGCTCTACCACCCCTACGACGGATTCATGCCGGTGGTCAACTTTCTGCGCCAGGCCGCCAACGATCCCCAGGTCCTGGCCATCAAGCAAACCCTCTACCGCGTGGGAACCAACTCCCCCATCGTTGAGGCCTTGAAGGAGGCGCGAGAGAACGGCATCCAGGTTTCGGCACTGGTGGAGCTCAAAGCCCGTTTCGACGAAGAAAACAACATCGGCTGGGCTCAGGCGCTGGAGCGGGCGGGCGTGCACGTCGTCTACGGCGTGCTGGGACTCAAGACACACGCCAAGATGTGCCTGGTGGTGCGGCGCGAACGGGAGGGACTGCGCTGCTACGCCCATCTGTCTACCGGCAACTACAATCCCACCACCGCCCGCATTTACACCGACGTGGGTTTTTTCACCTGCCGTCAGGACATCGCCGAAGACGTCTCCGACCTCTTCAACTCGCTGACCGGCTACTCGCGCAAGCAGGAATACCACAAATTGCTGGTGGCGCCGGGAGGGATGCGCCGGCAGATCATCTCGCGCATCGACCGCGAAATCAGCAAGCATCGGGAGGAAGGCGGCGGCCACCTGGCCTTCAAGATGAACGCCCTGGTGGACAAGAGCTGTATTCAAGCTCTCTATCGGGCTTCTCAGGAAGGCGTGCGGATCGATCTTCAGGTGCGCGGCATCTGCTGCCTGCGTCCCGGCATTCCCGGCGTCAGCGACAACATCACCGTCACCTCCGTTGTGGGGCGTTTCCTGGAACACAGCCGCATCTACTATTTCCGCAACGGAGGCCAGGAAGAGATCCTGGCCGGCAGCGCCGACCTGATGCCGCGCAACCTCGACCATCGTGTGGAGACCCTCTTCCCCGTCGAGGATCCGAAGCTGCTGCAGGCCATTCGCGACGATATCCTCTTCCTCCACCTGCGCGACAACGTCAAGGCCCGGCTGCTGCTGCCCGACGGCACCCGCATGCGCCTGCGGCCCGCCCGAGGCGAAACCGCCATCGATTCCCAGCACTACCTGATCAAAAAGGGAGGCGGTTGGCGCATGGAGTCCACAAGCAGCACGCGCGAGGAACCGAAAGCCCTTCTCAAGGCCCGCCAGCCTTAG
- a CDS encoding histidine phosphatase family protein produces the protein MLRLIFIRHGKSDWNAGYSGDHERPLNKRGRKAARAMGVFLERSGNRPHAILSSTAVRARTTVELAAEAGGWEVAPRLTRRLYGTSAATVIEEIQKEDDQAQVLLVAGHQPTWSETCSRLMGGGEMRYPTAAACCLSFPCGNWSAVRPGGGQLLWFVPPKLIQGLLEP, from the coding sequence ATGCTGAGATTGATCTTCATCCGTCACGGCAAGAGCGACTGGAATGCCGGCTACTCGGGCGACCACGAGCGTCCGCTCAATAAGAGGGGACGCAAGGCGGCCCGGGCCATGGGGGTGTTCCTGGAGCGCAGCGGCAACCGTCCCCATGCCATTCTTTCCTCCACCGCCGTGCGGGCCCGCACCACGGTGGAACTGGCGGCCGAAGCAGGCGGGTGGGAGGTGGCTCCGCGGCTGACCCGGCGCCTCTACGGCACTTCGGCAGCCACCGTGATCGAAGAGATCCAAAAGGAGGACGACCAGGCCCAAGTCCTGCTGGTGGCCGGCCATCAGCCCACCTGGTCGGAAACCTGCAGCCGCCTCATGGGCGGAGGAGAGATGCGCTATCCCACGGCAGCCGCCTGCTGCCTGAGCTTTCCTTGCGGCAATTGGTCGGCAGTGCGACCCGGCGGCGGGCAATTGCTGTGGTTCGTCCCCCCCAAGCTGATCCAGGGCCTGCTGGAGCCGTAA
- a CDS encoding Ppx/GppA phosphatase family protein, with protein MYESRIQRTGIVDLGSNTSRLVVFAYQPGRSFRLIDEIREPVRLGESLGRSGTMSQAGMERAAAALRLYAKYREAMHLEDLRVIATSAVRDASNREEFLEMVRPFGLPIDILSGEEEAALGVLAVANGFPMEEAWVMDLGGGSMQISRMRDRIFQTGQAYPLGAVRLYEAFLSSDPPDDAEVEALERKAAAELGSTVERMRDESCPLVAMGGSIRNLTRAVQKKNNYPLDRIHGFFLQRGELETITYKLLHLRASQRSSIPGIHPDRGDIIVAAALVYRWLLRQTDRDGIWVSGQGVREGAFYRIFLPPPHSVGDIRAFSVRNLFAQFPQSEFHTQQVRHLALRLFQELSPLHDLGQSDSELLEASCWLHDIGMTLGYHDHHKHGAYLVESFNLNGFTHRQQALLALLVRYHRKGTPKWKRLKALARPGDKRKLRQLSCCLRLAEFLERSRGGRVRDLRAEISGPDVTIFCQGQENPFIELWETRKQSDLFEKAFKKKLVLEYEAQKEAVPASRS; from the coding sequence ATGTACGAATCCCGAATCCAGCGTACGGGAATAGTCGACCTGGGATCGAACACCTCCCGGCTGGTGGTTTTCGCCTACCAACCCGGCCGCTCCTTCCGCTTGATCGACGAGATTCGCGAGCCGGTGCGCCTGGGAGAGTCGCTGGGACGCTCGGGGACGATGTCTCAAGCCGGGATGGAACGCGCCGCAGCCGCCTTGCGCCTTTACGCCAAGTACCGCGAAGCCATGCACCTGGAGGACCTGCGGGTGATCGCCACCAGTGCGGTGCGCGATGCCTCCAACCGTGAAGAGTTTCTGGAGATGGTGCGTCCCTTCGGCCTGCCCATCGACATCTTGTCGGGCGAGGAAGAGGCCGCCTTGGGCGTGCTGGCGGTGGCCAACGGATTCCCCATGGAGGAAGCCTGGGTGATGGACCTGGGCGGCGGCAGCATGCAGATCTCGCGCATGCGCGACCGGATCTTCCAAACGGGACAGGCCTACCCTCTGGGCGCCGTTCGCCTCTACGAGGCCTTCTTGAGCAGCGACCCTCCCGACGACGCCGAGGTCGAAGCGCTGGAACGCAAAGCGGCAGCCGAACTGGGGAGTACGGTGGAGCGGATGCGCGACGAGTCCTGCCCCCTGGTGGCCATGGGCGGATCGATCCGCAACCTGACGCGGGCCGTGCAAAAGAAGAACAACTACCCGCTCGACCGCATCCACGGCTTCTTCCTGCAGAGGGGCGAACTGGAGACCATCACTTACAAGCTGCTCCACCTGCGGGCCTCCCAACGCTCTTCCATTCCCGGCATACATCCCGACCGCGGCGACATCATCGTGGCCGCGGCCCTGGTCTACCGCTGGCTGCTGCGCCAAACCGACCGCGACGGCATCTGGGTCTCGGGACAGGGCGTGCGGGAAGGGGCCTTCTACCGGATTTTCCTGCCTCCTCCACATTCGGTCGGCGACATCCGCGCCTTCAGCGTCCGCAACCTGTTCGCCCAGTTTCCTCAATCGGAATTCCACACCCAGCAAGTGCGCCACCTGGCCCTGCGGCTCTTCCAGGAACTGAGTCCGCTGCACGATTTGGGCCAATCCGATTCGGAACTTCTGGAAGCCTCCTGCTGGCTGCACGACATCGGCATGACGCTGGGCTATCACGACCACCACAAGCACGGTGCCTACCTGGTGGAATCGTTCAATCTCAACGGCTTTACCCACCGCCAGCAGGCCCTGCTGGCGCTGCTGGTCCGCTATCACCGCAAAGGCACGCCCAAGTGGAAACGGCTCAAAGCGCTGGCCCGCCCCGGGGACAAGCGCAAACTGCGGCAACTTTCCTGCTGCCTGCGTCTGGCCGAGTTCCTGGAGCGGTCGCGGGGCGGCCGGGTGCGCGACTTGCGGGCCGAAATCTCCGGGCCAGACGTCACTATCTTCTGCCAGGGACAAGAAAACCCTTTCATCGAACTGTGGGAGACGCGCAAACAGTCCGACCTCTTCGAAAAGGCCTTCAAGAAGAAACTGGTGCTGGAGTACGAAGCCCAAAAGGAAGCTGTCCCCGCCTCGCGCTCTTAG
- the ansA gene encoding asparaginase, with protein MRKRVYIAYTGGTIGMRRSEKGYIPEPGYLESLMAQMVELQQEEMPEYVIHQYQPLVDSSKMRPSGWLRIARDIADAYDDFDGFLVLHGTDTMAYTASALSFILPGLSKPVIVTGSQIPLCEIRSDARENLITSLLIAARFSIPEVCLFFGNRLLRGNRAVKVHADGLHAFDSPDFPALGEAGVDIEIKWDLIHRPKQSSRNLMLENLEPCRVGALRLFPGISSQMVEGMLKPLDGLVLEAFGIGNGPDDEDFLKVLQSATDQGVVIVACTQCLRGRVDLSSYATGRRLAEAGVVSGYDMTAEAALTKLFCLLGAKRPPQEVRILAQTNLRGELTT; from the coding sequence ATGCGAAAACGAGTCTACATCGCTTATACCGGCGGCACCATCGGCATGCGCAGGAGCGAGAAGGGATACATCCCCGAGCCGGGCTATCTGGAGTCGCTGATGGCGCAGATGGTGGAATTGCAGCAGGAGGAGATGCCGGAGTACGTCATCCACCAGTATCAGCCCCTGGTGGACTCTTCCAAGATGCGTCCCAGCGGATGGCTGCGCATCGCCCGCGACATCGCCGACGCCTATGACGATTTCGACGGATTCTTGGTGCTTCACGGCACCGACACCATGGCCTACACAGCCTCGGCCCTGTCCTTTATTCTTCCGGGGTTGAGCAAGCCGGTGATCGTGACGGGCTCACAGATTCCCCTTTGCGAGATCCGCAGCGACGCCCGCGAGAACCTCATCACCTCGCTGCTCATCGCCGCCCGCTTCTCCATCCCCGAAGTGTGCCTCTTTTTCGGCAACCGCCTGTTGCGGGGAAACCGCGCCGTCAAGGTCCATGCCGACGGGCTGCACGCTTTCGATTCGCCCGACTTTCCGGCCCTGGGGGAAGCGGGTGTGGACATTGAGATCAAGTGGGACCTGATTCACCGGCCCAAGCAGTCTTCCCGCAACCTCATGCTGGAGAACCTCGAGCCCTGCCGGGTGGGCGCGCTGCGTCTTTTCCCGGGAATCTCGTCGCAGATGGTGGAGGGGATGCTCAAGCCCTTGGACGGGCTGGTCTTGGAAGCCTTCGGCATCGGCAACGGACCCGACGACGAAGACTTTCTCAAGGTCTTGCAGTCGGCCACCGATCAGGGCGTGGTGATCGTGGCCTGCACCCAGTGCCTGCGGGGACGCGTCGACCTCTCCAGCTACGCCACCGGACGCCGCCTGGCCGAAGCCGGCGTGGTGAGCGGCTACGACATGACCGCCGAAGCCGCCCTCACCAAGCTCTTCTGCCTGCTGGGCGCCAAGAGGCCGCCCCAGGAAGTGCGCATCCTGGCCCAAACCAACCTGCGCGGCGAACTCACGACTTAG